In Pseudofrankia saprophytica, one genomic interval encodes:
- a CDS encoding IclR family transcriptional regulator, which translates to MASNGTGAPATPDGDPIASTSQALERGLSVLSALGAERAPLGLVEISRAVGLSKSTCHRYMATLVSLGFVEQDAGTRRYALGPQALQLGFAALSSLELSKVAARPLQTLADETGHTANMAVLDGADIVYIERRRPTRAAFRIELNIQVGARLPAYCTSMGKVLLAYRDPATVRAILDRTDLARRGPKTVTAREQLTTILAKVVADGLAVNDEELAPGLRSIAAPVRDRSGQAVAAVNISVHLGAWNASMEAVARRLEGPLRRTAGEISSRLGYLGTLDGSGG; encoded by the coding sequence ATGGCCTCGAACGGCACCGGCGCGCCGGCAACGCCCGATGGCGACCCGATCGCCTCCACCAGCCAGGCACTGGAACGCGGGCTCTCGGTCCTGTCGGCCCTGGGCGCCGAGCGGGCCCCGCTGGGGCTGGTGGAGATCAGCCGCGCGGTCGGGCTGAGCAAGAGCACCTGCCATCGCTACATGGCGACCCTGGTGAGCCTCGGCTTCGTCGAACAGGACGCCGGCACGCGGCGCTACGCGCTCGGCCCGCAGGCACTCCAGCTCGGCTTCGCGGCGCTGTCCTCGCTGGAGCTCAGCAAGGTCGCGGCCCGGCCCCTGCAGACCCTCGCCGACGAGACGGGCCACACGGCCAACATGGCGGTGCTCGACGGCGCGGACATCGTGTACATCGAGCGCAGGCGCCCAACGCGGGCCGCGTTCCGCATCGAACTCAACATCCAGGTCGGGGCGCGGCTGCCCGCGTACTGCACGTCGATGGGAAAGGTCCTGCTCGCCTACCGCGATCCCGCGACCGTGCGCGCGATCCTCGACCGGACCGACCTGGCGCGTCGCGGGCCCAAGACCGTGACGGCCCGCGAACAGCTGACGACGATCCTGGCCAAGGTGGTGGCCGACGGCCTCGCCGTCAACGACGAGGAACTCGCTCCCGGCCTCCGCTCGATCGCGGCGCCGGTACGCGACCGCTCGGGGCAGGCCGTCGCGGCGGTCAACATCTCCGTTCACCTCGGCGCGTGGAACGCCTCGATGGAGGCTGTGGCGCGCCGCCTCGAGGGACCACTGCGGCGGACAGCGGGAGAGATCTCGTCGCGGCTGGGGTACCTCGGCACCCTGGACGGTTCCGGTGGATAG
- a CDS encoding IclR family transcriptional regulator — MAGNTGTPGATVVGRVMAILDAFDDRHPRLPLSEIARRTGLPPATVHRLAGELTLQGALARADGDYVIGRRLWEIGLLAPIESTLRETASPFLHDIHAATRATVHLAVRDGDEVLYLERMAGRASVPVVSSVGSTLPMHATGVGKVLLAYAPADVRGRVLGSLTRITSYTVTHPGRLREQLTQIRHAGYATTVEEMSLGACSVAVPVRRDDRVVAAIGVVVATLRRDRGRLTAALQVAAQGISRQLGTAPPR, encoded by the coding sequence ATGGCGGGAAACACTGGAACACCGGGGGCGACCGTCGTGGGACGGGTCATGGCGATCCTCGACGCGTTCGACGACCGGCACCCACGGCTGCCGCTGTCCGAGATCGCGCGGCGCACCGGCCTGCCACCAGCCACGGTCCACCGGCTGGCGGGCGAGCTCACCCTGCAGGGCGCCCTCGCCCGCGCCGACGGCGACTACGTCATCGGCCGGCGCCTGTGGGAGATCGGCCTGCTGGCCCCGATCGAGTCGACCCTGCGCGAGACGGCCTCGCCCTTCCTGCATGACATCCATGCCGCCACCCGAGCCACGGTCCACCTCGCGGTACGTGACGGGGATGAGGTGCTCTACCTGGAGCGGATGGCGGGTCGGGCGTCGGTCCCGGTCGTCAGTTCGGTGGGCTCGACGCTGCCGATGCACGCGACCGGGGTCGGCAAGGTCCTGCTCGCCTACGCGCCCGCGGACGTCCGCGGGCGCGTCCTCGGATCGCTCACCCGCATCACGTCGTACACGGTCACTCATCCGGGAAGGCTCCGCGAGCAGCTGACGCAGATCCGGCACGCCGGCTACGCGACGACGGTCGAGGAGATGTCGCTGGGCGCCTGCTCGGTGGCCGTGCCGGTTCGCCGCGACGACCGGGTCGTCGCGGCGATCGGCGTCGTCGTGGCCACCCTCCGACGTGACCGCGGGCGGCTCACGGCCGCGCTGCAGGTCGCCGCGCAGGGCATCTCCCGCCAGCTGGGCACGGCACCGCCACGCTGA
- the pcaG gene encoding protocatechuate 3,4-dioxygenase subunit alpha yields the protein MIATPGQTVGPFFHLGLPYDGDHDLVPLDSPGAVLLRGRVLDGAGDTVPDALVEIWQARPDGTVPRDTGSLRRDGRTFSGFGRAATGPEGSYVFRTLVPGSTEPGRAAFFAVTVFARGLLHRLFTRAYLPDDPAALTADPLLSALPAEARRTLIAVRDEQGLVFDIRLQGSGETVFLRYPDQ from the coding sequence ATGATCGCGACTCCTGGCCAGACTGTCGGGCCGTTCTTCCACCTTGGCCTGCCGTACGACGGCGATCACGATTTGGTGCCGCTGGACAGCCCGGGAGCCGTGCTGTTGCGGGGCCGGGTGCTCGACGGCGCGGGCGACACGGTGCCGGACGCGCTCGTCGAGATCTGGCAGGCCCGCCCCGACGGTACGGTTCCGCGCGACACCGGTTCGCTGCGCCGCGACGGCCGGACCTTCAGCGGATTCGGCCGGGCGGCCACCGGACCGGAGGGGTCGTACGTGTTCAGGACCCTCGTGCCCGGATCGACCGAACCGGGCCGAGCGGCGTTCTTCGCCGTCACGGTCTTCGCCCGTGGCCTCCTGCACCGGCTCTTCACCCGCGCCTACCTACCCGACGACCCCGCGGCGCTGACGGCCGACCCGCTGCTGTCCGCGCTGCCCGCCGAGGCTCGCCGGACCCTGATCGCCGTGCGCGACGAGCAGGGCCTCGTGTTCGACATCCGCCTGCAGGGGTCCGGCGAGACCGTCTTCCTGCGCTACCCGGATCAGTGA
- a CDS encoding lyase family protein codes for MSDLFWPGDERAGDLVTEAAWLAAMTRVEQAWLDALARAGIAPETVDLAGIVGPGELAAVAREAEGAGNPVPALVTRWRERAPWAHRGLTSQDVIDTSLVLLLRDVVERLLQELRGQVGSLATLADAHRGTVIAGRTLTQHAVPTTFGLKAAGWLTGVLDAADSLRRVPLPAQFGGAAGTLSAAVELARLRRVADPVAAVSGAVADAASVLGLRAAPAWHTTRTAFAAIGDALVACVDAWGHIATDTATLSRPEIGELAEPSGDGRGGSSTMPQKHNPVLSVLIRRAALTAPPLASTLHLAAALAGDERPDGAWHAEWPAVRDLARRTVVAASQTSELLRGLRVDDARMGATARKAWAELTAERRSIAAFAGGEPSGDDYLGVADTVVADVLARARGYLEDTR; via the coding sequence ATGAGTGATCTCTTCTGGCCCGGTGACGAGCGCGCGGGCGATCTGGTCACCGAGGCGGCGTGGCTGGCGGCGATGACGAGGGTCGAGCAGGCGTGGCTCGACGCGCTCGCGCGGGCGGGCATCGCTCCGGAGACCGTCGACCTCGCCGGGATCGTCGGACCCGGCGAGCTCGCCGCCGTGGCCCGCGAGGCGGAGGGCGCCGGCAACCCGGTGCCAGCGCTCGTGACGCGGTGGCGGGAACGCGCGCCCTGGGCACACCGTGGCCTGACCAGCCAGGACGTGATCGACACCAGCCTCGTCCTGCTGCTGCGCGACGTCGTCGAGCGCCTGCTCCAGGAGCTGCGCGGCCAGGTGGGCTCGCTCGCCACGCTGGCCGACGCGCACCGCGGCACGGTGATCGCCGGACGTACCCTCACCCAGCACGCCGTCCCCACGACCTTCGGGCTCAAGGCCGCCGGCTGGCTCACCGGCGTGCTCGACGCGGCCGACTCCCTGCGGCGGGTGCCGCTGCCGGCGCAGTTCGGCGGCGCGGCCGGGACCCTGTCGGCAGCCGTCGAACTCGCCAGGTTGCGCCGGGTGGCTGATCCGGTCGCCGCCGTGTCCGGCGCCGTGGCGGACGCCGCGTCCGTTCTCGGCCTGCGGGCCGCGCCTGCATGGCACACGACCCGCACGGCGTTCGCCGCGATCGGCGACGCGCTGGTCGCCTGTGTCGACGCCTGGGGGCACATCGCGACGGACACGGCGACACTGTCCCGTCCCGAGATCGGTGAGCTCGCGGAACCTTCCGGTGACGGGCGCGGTGGATCGTCGACGATGCCGCAGAAGCACAACCCCGTCCTGTCGGTGCTCATCCGCCGCGCGGCCCTCACGGCGCCGCCGCTGGCGTCGACGCTGCACCTGGCGGCGGCGCTCGCCGGGGACGAGCGGCCGGACGGCGCCTGGCACGCCGAGTGGCCGGCGGTCCGTGACCTGGCCCGCCGGACGGTCGTCGCGGCAAGCCAGACCAGCGAGCTGCTTCGCGGGCTGCGGGTCGACGACGCCCGGATGGGCGCCACGGCCAGGAAAGCCTGGGCCGAGCTGACCGCTGAGCGCCGCTCGATCGCCGCCTTCGCCGGCGGCGAGCCGTCCGGCGACGACTACCTCGGTGTGGCCGACACCGTCGTCGCCGACGTGCTCGCGCGCGCCCGCGGCTACCTGGAGGACACGCGATGA
- a CDS encoding 4-hydroxybenzoate 3-monooxygenase: MTVIATITRTRVAIVGGGPAGLMLSHLLHLAGLDSVVVDNRTAHTIETTHRAGILERDSVRLLVDSGVDRVLTDGHRHEGISLRFAGASHRIDFEGLIGASCWLYPQTDVFVDLHRARTGDGADLRYGISDTEVLDVLDAPRVRYTDVDGRRHEITADLVVGADGSRSICRALVDGATQYFREYPFAWFGILVQAPPSAPELVYTRAQQGFALISQRTASIQRMYFQCDPSENADDWSDDRIWDELQRRVAGEDGFRLQEGPVIERTVLPFRSFVQAPMRYGRLVLAGDAAHTVPPTGAKGLNLALADARLLAEAIERALVKNDQAALDRCAGQALGRVWKAQHFSYWMTSMLHLVPGATAFDELRQLGELDSLVSSRAGTTYLAEGYTGWPTR; encoded by the coding sequence ATGACCGTGATCGCCACCATCACTCGCACCCGCGTCGCGATCGTCGGCGGCGGGCCGGCCGGGCTGATGCTCTCCCACCTGCTCCACCTCGCCGGGCTGGACAGCGTCGTCGTCGACAACCGGACGGCCCACACCATCGAGACCACGCACCGGGCCGGCATCCTGGAACGCGACAGCGTCCGCCTCCTGGTCGACTCGGGCGTCGACCGGGTGCTCACGGACGGGCACCGGCACGAGGGCATCTCCCTGCGGTTCGCCGGGGCCAGCCATCGGATCGATTTCGAGGGCCTCATCGGCGCCTCGTGCTGGCTGTATCCGCAGACCGACGTGTTCGTCGACCTCCACCGGGCCCGCACCGGCGACGGCGCGGACCTGCGGTACGGCATCAGCGACACCGAGGTCCTCGACGTTCTGGACGCGCCCCGGGTCCGGTACACCGACGTGGACGGCCGTCGCCACGAGATCACGGCGGATCTGGTCGTCGGTGCTGACGGCTCGCGGAGCATCTGCCGAGCCCTGGTCGACGGGGCCACGCAGTACTTCCGCGAATATCCGTTCGCCTGGTTCGGCATACTCGTCCAGGCACCGCCCAGCGCGCCCGAACTGGTCTACACCCGGGCCCAGCAGGGATTCGCACTCATCAGCCAGCGCACCGCGTCGATACAGCGAATGTATTTCCAGTGCGACCCGAGCGAGAACGCCGACGACTGGTCCGACGACCGCATTTGGGACGAGCTGCAGCGCCGGGTGGCCGGCGAGGACGGTTTCCGGCTCCAGGAAGGGCCGGTCATCGAGCGGACCGTGCTCCCGTTCCGCAGCTTCGTTCAGGCCCCGATGCGGTACGGCCGGCTGGTGCTCGCCGGCGACGCCGCGCATACCGTGCCGCCGACCGGTGCCAAGGGCCTGAACCTTGCGCTCGCGGACGCCCGGCTCCTCGCCGAGGCCATCGAGCGGGCACTCGTCAAGAACGACCAGGCCGCCCTGGACCGCTGCGCGGGCCAGGCGCTAGGCCGGGTATGGAAGGCCCAGCACTTCTCGTACTGGATGACCAGCATGCTCCACCTCGTCCCGGGCGCGACCGCGTTCGACGAGTTACGCCAGCTGGGTGAGCTGGACAGCCTCGTCTCCTCCCGGGCCGGTACCACCTATCTCGCCGAGGGCTATACAGGCTGGCCCACGCGCTGA
- a CDS encoding ABC transporter substrate-binding protein, producing MATAGPVLSACSVRGGGGGGSTQTIKIGFVSPRTGPAAAFGEPDSYVLGLARGVLSKGLTIGGKKYDVQIFDKDGQSDPQRGGQVANDLISGTGVDLMLTTSTPETVNPVSDACEAAGVPCISTVVPWEAWYFGRGAKESDKKAFKYVYHFCFGVEQFANAYTTMWPQVATNRKVGVMWPNDADGNAIRAALGPKLQSAGYTITDPGAYTDGTNDYSSQIARFKAEGTEIFNTFPLPPDFATFWHQAAQQGYKPKIAQVAKTGLFASQVESLGSIGVGLAGGAYWTPTYPYTSSLTGISSKDLGAGYQQKTGKQWTQQLGPSLALFDVAAAALKAAPDPKDKSAVANAIGALSVETSVGNLQWGKGPNGNVVATPILGGQWVPATSGKYPLDFVLCENSSDLKVPVAAQLKPYGT from the coding sequence ATGGCCACGGCCGGGCCGGTTCTGTCGGCGTGCTCGGTCAGGGGCGGTGGGGGCGGCGGCTCGACGCAGACAATCAAAATTGGTTTCGTCAGCCCGCGGACAGGGCCGGCCGCGGCCTTCGGTGAGCCGGACTCGTACGTGCTCGGCCTGGCCCGGGGCGTGCTGAGCAAGGGCCTGACCATCGGCGGCAAGAAATACGACGTGCAGATTTTCGACAAGGACGGTCAGTCGGACCCCCAACGGGGCGGTCAGGTCGCCAACGACCTCATTAGCGGGACCGGCGTCGACCTGATGCTCACCACATCGACCCCCGAGACGGTGAACCCCGTCTCCGACGCCTGCGAGGCGGCCGGGGTGCCCTGCATCTCGACGGTCGTGCCGTGGGAGGCCTGGTACTTCGGCCGCGGCGCGAAGGAGTCGGACAAGAAGGCCTTCAAGTACGTCTATCATTTCTGCTTCGGTGTCGAGCAGTTCGCCAACGCCTACACGACGATGTGGCCGCAGGTCGCGACCAACCGCAAGGTCGGCGTCATGTGGCCCAACGACGCCGACGGGAACGCCATCCGCGCGGCGCTCGGGCCGAAGCTGCAGAGCGCGGGATACACGATCACCGATCCCGGTGCCTACACCGACGGCACGAACGACTACTCGTCGCAGATCGCGAGGTTCAAGGCCGAGGGCACGGAGATCTTCAACACCTTCCCGCTTCCGCCCGACTTCGCGACCTTCTGGCATCAGGCGGCCCAGCAGGGATACAAACCGAAGATCGCCCAGGTCGCCAAGACCGGCCTGTTCGCCTCCCAGGTCGAGTCCCTGGGCTCGATCGGCGTCGGCCTGGCCGGTGGCGCCTACTGGACACCGACCTACCCGTACACCTCCTCGCTGACGGGCATCTCCTCGAAGGACCTGGGCGCGGGCTACCAGCAGAAGACCGGCAAGCAGTGGACCCAGCAGCTGGGCCCGAGTCTCGCGTTGTTCGACGTCGCGGCGGCCGCGCTGAAGGCGGCGCCGGACCCCAAGGACAAGAGCGCGGTGGCGAACGCGATCGGCGCCCTGTCGGTGGAGACGTCGGTGGGCAACCTGCAGTGGGGCAAGGGCCCCAACGGAAACGTCGTCGCGACCCCCATCCTCGGCGGTCAGTGGGTCCCAGCCACCTCGGGCAAGTACCCGCTCGACTTCGTGCTGTGCGAGAACTCCTCCGACCTGAAGGTTCCGGTCGCCGCGCAGCTCAAGCCCTACGGCACATGA
- a CDS encoding aldehyde dehydrogenase family protein has translation MLLEPATWTGNIFIEGAWGPGSAGIAKIIEPATGDSLGEIGMASAADVARAGAAAVKAQRAWAALPHPERAAVLRRAGALFAEHAAEITGWNIREVGAIPAMAGFSVHTAEQECFEAAALPGRPTGEILPSEQPRLSLARRVPAGVVAVISPFNVPLILSIRSVAPALALGNAVILKPDPRTPVTGGVSIARVFAEAGLPAGVLQVLPGGADVGEALVVDPAVRVISFTGSTQAGRRVGELAGRHLKRAHLELGGNSAMVVLEDADVDEAVTLAAFGSYFHQGQICMTTGRHVVSERLYDEFVAKLAAKAAALPVGDPAVAQVALGPLIDAGQRDKIHKIVTDTVAAGGRVAAGGTYTGLFYQATVLADVPPDSRAFAEEIFGPIAPVAKFSTLDEAVELTRGEYGLALGIVTRNAVGALALADRIPTGIVHINDQTVNDEANSPFGGVGASGTGARFGGPAANVEAFTETRWITMRDQPATYPF, from the coding sequence GTGCTGCTCGAACCCGCCACCTGGACCGGCAACATCTTCATCGAGGGAGCCTGGGGGCCTGGTTCTGCCGGAATAGCCAAGATCATCGAGCCGGCTACCGGCGACTCGCTCGGCGAGATCGGCATGGCCAGCGCCGCCGACGTCGCGCGCGCCGGCGCGGCCGCGGTGAAGGCGCAGCGCGCATGGGCCGCCCTTCCTCATCCCGAGCGCGCAGCCGTGCTGCGCCGCGCGGGCGCGCTGTTCGCCGAGCACGCCGCGGAAATCACCGGATGGAACATCCGCGAGGTCGGCGCGATCCCGGCGATGGCGGGGTTCTCGGTGCACACAGCCGAGCAGGAATGCTTCGAGGCAGCGGCGCTGCCGGGCCGGCCCACCGGCGAGATCCTGCCGAGCGAGCAGCCCCGGCTCTCGCTCGCGCGCCGCGTCCCGGCCGGCGTCGTGGCGGTCATCTCTCCGTTCAACGTGCCGCTCATCCTCAGCATCCGCTCGGTGGCGCCCGCCCTGGCACTCGGCAACGCGGTCATCCTCAAGCCCGATCCGCGCACCCCCGTGACGGGGGGCGTGTCGATCGCCCGTGTCTTCGCCGAGGCGGGCCTGCCCGCCGGCGTGCTGCAGGTCCTCCCCGGCGGGGCCGACGTCGGGGAGGCACTCGTCGTGGACCCGGCGGTGCGGGTCATCTCCTTCACGGGCTCCACCCAGGCCGGCCGCCGCGTCGGTGAGCTCGCGGGCAGGCACCTCAAGCGCGCCCACCTCGAGCTCGGTGGCAACTCGGCGATGGTCGTGCTGGAGGACGCGGACGTCGACGAGGCCGTGACGCTGGCGGCGTTCGGCTCCTACTTCCATCAGGGCCAGATCTGCATGACGACCGGGCGGCACGTCGTGTCCGAGCGGCTGTATGACGAGTTCGTCGCGAAGCTCGCCGCGAAGGCGGCGGCCCTCCCCGTCGGCGACCCCGCCGTCGCCCAGGTCGCGCTCGGCCCGCTGATCGACGCCGGCCAGCGCGACAAGATCCACAAGATCGTGACGGACACGGTCGCCGCGGGCGGGCGCGTCGCCGCGGGCGGCACCTACACGGGGCTCTTCTATCAGGCCACGGTGCTCGCCGACGTGCCCCCCGACTCACGCGCCTTCGCCGAGGAGATCTTCGGCCCGATCGCCCCGGTGGCGAAGTTCTCCACGTTGGACGAGGCGGTCGAGCTGACCCGCGGCGAATACGGCCTCGCGCTGGGAATCGTGACCAGAAACGCCGTCGGCGCGCTGGCACTCGCGGATCGGATCCCGACCGGAATCGTGCACATCAATGACCAGACCGTCAACGACGAGGCGAACAGCCCGTTCGGCGGTGTGGGTGCCTCCGGAACCGGTGCTCGATTCGGCGGGCCGGCGGCCAACGTCGAGGCATTCACGGAGACCCGATGGATCACCATGCGCGATCAGCCAGCCACCTATCCTTTCTGA
- the pcaH gene encoding protocatechuate 3,4-dioxygenase subunit beta: MSRNATSARELEPPSVISSEIAAIGARYRQAGTEETQPRLDYPPYRSSLLRHPTRDPHRVDPETIERWAPCFGDRDVAPADADLTAGHPGEPIGERVVVTGRVMDADGHPVRGQLVEIWQANAAGRYVHQRDQHPAPLDPNFTGAGRCLTDAEGRYRFQTIKPGPYPWRNHFNAWRPAHIHFSLFGTSFTQRLVTQMYFPGDPLFALDPIYQSILDPRARKRLVASYDHDLTSHEWATGYRWDVVVTGAGRTHLESEDAP; the protein is encoded by the coding sequence ATGAGCCGTAATGCCACGTCGGCCCGCGAGCTGGAGCCACCGTCCGTGATCAGCTCCGAGATCGCGGCCATCGGGGCTCGCTACCGCCAGGCGGGTACCGAGGAGACCCAGCCACGGCTGGACTATCCGCCGTACCGCAGCAGCCTGCTGCGGCACCCGACCCGTGACCCGCACCGCGTGGACCCTGAGACGATCGAGCGCTGGGCGCCGTGCTTCGGTGACCGCGACGTCGCCCCGGCGGACGCCGACCTGACGGCCGGCCATCCCGGCGAGCCGATCGGCGAGCGCGTCGTCGTCACCGGGCGGGTGATGGACGCGGACGGCCACCCGGTTCGTGGTCAGCTGGTGGAGATCTGGCAGGCCAACGCCGCGGGTCGGTATGTGCACCAGCGCGACCAGCATCCGGCACCGCTCGACCCGAACTTCACCGGCGCGGGGCGATGCCTGACCGACGCCGAGGGCCGGTACCGGTTCCAGACGATCAAGCCGGGTCCGTACCCCTGGCGCAACCACTTCAACGCCTGGCGGCCGGCGCACATCCACTTCTCGCTGTTCGGCACCAGCTTCACCCAGCGCCTGGTCACGCAGATGTACTTTCCGGGCGATCCGCTGTTCGCGCTCGACCCGATCTACCAGTCGATTCTCGATCCGCGAGCCCGGAAGAGGCTGGTCGCGAGCTATGACCACGATCTGACCAGCCATGAGTGGGCAACCGGCTACCGGTGGGACGTGGTCGTGACCGGCGCCGGGCGGACCCATCTGGAGTCCGAGGACGCCCCATGA
- a CDS encoding NAD(P)-dependent alcohol dehydrogenase, with amino-acid sequence MKISAAVVEEHDGPFSIQTVELDEPGPGEVLVRLVATGICHTDGLARHGDLPFPLPGVLGHEGAGRVAAVGPGVTEVGVGDGVVIGWPSCGQCRNCHRGQPRYCARLGDALAGGGRLGGESAFRRSSGAPLHSHFFGQSSFASHSLTTAAALVKVPDDLPLELMGPLACGISTGAGAVFNDARPGPGDSLVVYGVGTVGLAAIMAARNSPATRIIAVDRHDRRLRLATELGATDVVNAADVDPVAAVHGICGGPADLALECTGVISVVRQAADSVGMLGTCYLIGGAPAGAAFTLDHISTLWGKRIIGLLGGSGLSSQLIPAVMDLFAQGRFPFDRLVEFFDFADVEKALDASYAGTVVKPVLRLPS; translated from the coding sequence ATGAAGATCTCCGCGGCTGTCGTCGAGGAGCATGACGGCCCGTTCAGCATCCAGACGGTCGAACTCGACGAACCGGGTCCGGGAGAGGTTCTCGTCCGGCTCGTCGCGACCGGCATCTGCCACACCGACGGGCTGGCTCGCCACGGCGACCTGCCTTTCCCGTTACCGGGCGTCCTGGGGCACGAGGGCGCCGGGCGCGTCGCCGCGGTCGGCCCCGGAGTCACCGAAGTCGGCGTCGGTGACGGTGTCGTCATCGGCTGGCCGTCCTGCGGCCAGTGCCGCAACTGCCACCGGGGCCAGCCCCGCTACTGCGCCCGGCTGGGCGATGCCCTCGCGGGCGGTGGCCGCCTCGGTGGCGAATCCGCGTTCCGCCGCTCCTCCGGCGCTCCGCTGCACAGCCACTTCTTCGGGCAGTCGTCGTTCGCCAGCCACTCGCTCACGACAGCCGCCGCGCTGGTGAAGGTTCCCGACGACCTCCCCCTCGAGCTGATGGGCCCGCTGGCCTGCGGGATCTCGACCGGGGCCGGCGCCGTGTTCAACGACGCCCGCCCTGGCCCGGGCGACAGCCTCGTCGTCTACGGCGTGGGCACCGTCGGGCTCGCGGCCATCATGGCTGCCCGCAACTCCCCCGCGACCCGCATCATCGCGGTCGACCGGCACGACCGCCGGCTGCGGCTGGCGACCGAGCTCGGGGCGACGGACGTCGTCAACGCCGCGGACGTCGATCCCGTCGCCGCCGTCCACGGCATCTGCGGCGGCCCGGCGGACCTCGCCCTGGAGTGCACCGGAGTGATCAGCGTCGTGCGGCAGGCCGCCGACTCGGTCGGGATGCTCGGCACCTGTTACCTGATCGGGGGTGCACCGGCCGGCGCCGCATTCACCCTCGACCACATCTCCACGCTGTGGGGCAAGCGGATCATCGGCCTTCTCGGCGGCAGTGGCCTGAGTTCCCAGCTCATTCCCGCGGTGATGGACCTGTTCGCCCAGGGCCGCTTCCCCTTCGACCGGCTGGTGGAGTTCTTCGACTTCGCCGACGTGGAGAAGGCACTCGACGCGTCGTACGCCGGCACCGTCGTCAAGCCGGTCCTGCGTCTGCCATCCTGA
- the pcaC gene encoding 4-carboxymuconolactone decarboxylase — MTVPRLTGARLSGRPHQPLLVVGPSLGTSSAVLWSTAAGLLGDVFHVVGWDLPGHGGAPVAGSFTVAELAQGVLGYVDEVGAARGDGAPRFAYAGVSLGGAVGLRLLLDAPGRVERATLLCTGAKIGEAGAWHDRAVTVRASGCAAMVTGSAQRWFAPGFADRQPAVVAELLRDLASVDAEGYAWACEALADFDVRDRLAEIAAPVLALAGAQDVVTPPASLRQIADGVRDGRLAVLDGAAHLAPAEQPRQVADLLRGQPPAPSPTVDELYDAGLAVRRQVLGDAHVDRATAAATDFTNEFQRFITRYAWGSIWTRPGLDRRSRSMITITALIARGHHEELEMHVRAALRNGLTVEEIKEVILQSAIYCGVPAANTAFRIAAQALRTQGEQ, encoded by the coding sequence ATGACGGTTCCGCGCCTCACGGGCGCCCGGCTCTCAGGCCGCCCCCATCAGCCACTCCTGGTGGTCGGCCCATCGCTGGGCACGTCGTCGGCGGTTCTGTGGTCCACGGCCGCCGGTCTGCTCGGCGACGTCTTCCACGTCGTCGGCTGGGACCTGCCCGGCCATGGCGGCGCCCCCGTCGCCGGGTCCTTCACGGTCGCCGAACTCGCCCAGGGCGTCCTCGGCTATGTCGACGAGGTAGGCGCGGCCCGTGGCGACGGCGCGCCCCGGTTCGCCTACGCGGGCGTCTCGCTCGGCGGCGCCGTCGGCCTGCGGCTGCTGCTCGACGCCCCGGGCCGCGTGGAGCGCGCCACGCTCCTGTGCACCGGTGCGAAGATCGGTGAGGCGGGGGCCTGGCACGACCGAGCCGTGACCGTGCGCGCGTCCGGCTGCGCCGCCATGGTCACCGGCTCGGCCCAGCGCTGGTTCGCGCCCGGTTTCGCCGACCGGCAGCCGGCGGTCGTTGCGGAGCTGCTGCGTGATCTCGCCTCTGTCGACGCGGAGGGATACGCGTGGGCCTGTGAGGCGCTCGCCGACTTCGACGTCCGGGACCGGCTGGCCGAGATAGCCGCGCCGGTGCTCGCCCTCGCCGGTGCTCAGGACGTGGTGACCCCGCCGGCCAGCCTCCGGCAGATCGCGGACGGCGTGCGGGACGGACGGCTCGCCGTGCTCGACGGCGCCGCGCATCTGGCCCCGGCCGAGCAGCCACGGCAGGTCGCGGACCTGCTCCGTGGCCAGCCGCCCGCCCCGTCGCCGACCGTCGACGAGCTGTACGACGCCGGCCTGGCGGTGCGCCGGCAGGTCCTCGGCGACGCCCACGTCGACCGCGCGACCGCGGCGGCCACCGACTTCACGAACGAGTTCCAGCGGTTCATCACCCGGTATGCCTGGGGCTCCATCTGGACCCGGCCCGGGCTCGACCGCCGCAGCCGCTCGATGATCACGATCACCGCGCTCATCGCCCGCGGCCATCACGAGGAGCTCGAGATGCATGTCCGGGCCGCGCTGCGCAACGGGCTGACCGTCGAGGAGATCAAGGAGGTCATCCTGCAGAGCGCGATCTACTGCGGGGTCCCGGCCGCGAACACGGCCTTCAGGATCGCCGCGCAGGCACTGCGGACGCAGGGGGAGCAGTGA